One window from the genome of Choloepus didactylus isolate mChoDid1 chromosome 2, mChoDid1.pri, whole genome shotgun sequence encodes:
- the OPTC gene encoding opticin, with protein MICELEDGFQTLPHPPVVFSSNYPGSGPSLWAPMRLPALLGLLILVLQEAGAASFPRKERKRREDQSKVEGDSHAVLHLVCCVLSLDSHGDITDPSSSEELTDYGDQLPEVKKTSLAPPTRIHPTPSTMAPRTPSSVPLTPGLLGSPTSHGLHTCLICVCLSSSVYCDDANLENIPPLPQTTTYLYARFNRISRVRAGDFQGLTKLKKIDLSSNDISSIDDDALHLLPALQELILPENKLAALPMLPRAIEFLDVRRNRLQSSGIQPETFRVLEKLRFLSLADNQLDSIPRPLPLSLRSLHLQNNVIETMQTDTFCDAGEHKHLRRRLEDIRLDGNPINLSLFSSAYFCLPRLPTGRYT; from the exons ATGatctgtgaacttgaagatgGCTTTCAAACCCTACCCCATCCTCCAGTTGTCTTCTCTTCGAATTACCCAGGCTCTGGACCTTCCCTCTG GGCCCCCATGAGGCTCCCAGCTCTCCTGGGTCTGCTGATCCTGGTGCTACAGGAGGCAGGGGCAGCTTCTTTcccaaggaaggagaggaagagaagagaggaccAGAGCAAAGTGGAGGGCGATTCTCACGCAGTTCTGCACCTGGTCTGCTGTGTTCTGAGCCTGGACAGCCACGGGGACATCACTGACCCGAGCAGCTCTGAAGAGCTCACAGACTATGGGGACCAGCTCCCGGAG GTTAAAAAGACAAGCCTGGCTCCCCCAACCAGGATCCACCCCACCCCGAGCACTATGGCTCCAAGGACACCATCTTCAGTCCCCCTTACGCCGGGCCTGCTGGGTTCCCCAACCAGCCACG GCCTGCACACCTGCCTCATCTGCGTATGCCTCAGTTCCTCTGTGTACTGTGATGACGCCAACCTGGAGAAcatccctcctcttccccagACGACCACCTACCTCTACGCCCGCTTCAACCGCATCAGCCGCGTACGGGCCGGAGACTTCCAAGGGCTGA CAAAACTGAAGAAGATTGACCTCTCCAGCAACGACATCTCCTCCATCGATGATGATGCCCTgcacttgctgcctgccctgcaggAACTGATCCTTCCAGAGAACAAGCTGGCAGCTCTGCCCATGCTGCCCAGGGCCATTGAGTTCCTGGATGTCCGCCGGAATCGGCTCCAGAGCTCAGGGATACAGCCGGAGACCTTCAGG GTGCTGGAGAAGCTGCGGTTCCTCTCCTTGGCAGACAACCAGCTGGATTCCatccccaggcccctgcccctgAGCCTGCGCTCACTACACCTGCAG AATAACGTGATAGAGACCATGCAGACAGACACCTTCTGTGATGCTGGGGAACACAAGCACCTCCGGAGGCGGCTGGAAGACATCCGCCTGGACGGCAACCCCATCAACCTCAGCCTCTTTTCCAGTGCCTACTTCTGCCTGCCTAGGCTTCCCACAGGCCGCTACACCTAG
- the LOC119526116 gene encoding prolargin isoform X1 — translation MRSFLCWIFPLLLILASVAQGQLTRRPQPRPRPRPRPRPRPTPSFLPPFEPSEPTDLPPPLPPGPPSVFPDCPRECFCPQDFPSALYCDSRNLRKVPIIPSRIHYLYLQNNFISELPLESFKNASGLRWINLDNNRIRKVDQRVLEKLPSLVFLYMEKNQLEEVPLALPRNLEQLRLSQNQISRIPAGVFSKLENLVLLDLQHNRLSDGVFKPDTFQGLKNLMQLNLAHNILRKMPPKVPTALHQLYLDSNKIETIPNGYFKGFPNLAFIRLNYNKLSDRGLPKNSFNISNLLVLHLSHNQISNVPSFSNKLEHLYLNNNSIEKINGTQICPNDIVAFHDFSSDLENVPHLRYLRLDGNHLKPPIPLDLMMCFRLLQSVII, via the exons ATGAGGTCGTTCCTCTGCTGGATCTTCCCACTTCTGCTCATCTTGGCCTCGGTGGCCCAAGGCCAGCTAACAAGGCGACCACAACCCagacccaggcccaggcccagaccCAGACCCAGGCCCACGCCCAGCTTTCTTCCACCTTTTGAGCCATCAGAGCCCACTGACCtgcctcccccactccctccagGCCCTCCATCTGTCTTCCCTGACTGTCCCCGGGAGTGCTTCTGCCCCCAAGATTTCCCATCTGCCCTCTACTGTGACAGCCGCAACCTACGCAAGGTCCCCATCATTCCATCCCGCATCCATTACCTCTATCTTCAGAACAACTTCATCTCTGAGCTcccactggagtcctttaaaaatgcctcGGGTCTGAGATGGATCAACCTGGACAATAACCGAATCCGCAAGGTGGACCAGAGGGTGCTGGAGAAACTGCCCAGCCTGGTGTTCCTCTACATGGAGAAGAACCAGCTGGAAGAGGTCCCCTTGGCCCTGCCCCGGAATCTGGAGCAGCTGAGGCTGAGCCAGAACCAGATCTCCAGAATTCCAGCTGGCGTCTTCAGCAAGTTGGAGAACCTGGTGCTCTTGGATCTCCAACACAACAGGCTGAGTGATGGTGTTTTCAAGCCTGATACTTTCCAGGGCCTCAAGAACCTCATGCAGCTAAACCTGGCCCACAACATCCTGAGAAAGATGCCACCCAAGGTCCCCACTGCCCTTCACCAGCTCTACCTGGACAGCAACAAGATTGAAACCATCCCTAACGGCTACTTCAAGGGCTTCCCCAATCTTGCCTTCATCCGGCTTAACTACAACAAGCTGTCAGACAGGGGACTCCCCAAGAACTCCTTCAACATCTCCAACCTGCTGGTGCTCCACCTGTCACACAACCAGATCAGCAATGTGCCTTCCTTCAGCAACAAGCTGGAGCACCTGTACCTCAACAACAACAGCATTGAGA AAATCAACGGGACCCAGATTTGCCCCAATGACATAGTTGCCTTCCATGACTTCTCCTCCGATCTGGAGAATGTGCCACACCTGCGCTACCTGCGGCTGGACGGGAACCATCTGAAGCCACCCATCCCGCTGGACCTCATGATGTGCTTCCGCCTCCTGCAGTCTGTGATCATCTAG
- the LOC119526116 gene encoding prolargin isoform X2 — protein MPPPAGPPSVFPDCPRECFCPQDFPSALYCDSRNLRKVPIIPSRIHYLYLQNNFISELPLESFKNASGLRWINLDNNRIRKVDQRVLEKLPSLVFLYMEKNQLEEVPLALPRNLEQLRLSQNQISRIPAGVFSKLENLVLLDLQHNRLSDGVFKPDTFQGLKNLMQLNLAHNILRKMPPKVPTALHQLYLDSNKIETIPNGYFKGFPNLAFIRLNYNKLSDRGLPKNSFNISNLLVLHLSHNQISNVPSFSNKLEHLYLNNNSIEKINGTQICPNDIVAFHDFSSDLENVPHLRYLRLDGNHLKPPIPLDLMMCFRLLQSVII, from the exons ATGCCTCCTCCTGCAG GCCCTCCATCTGTCTTCCCTGACTGTCCCCGGGAGTGCTTCTGCCCCCAAGATTTCCCATCTGCCCTCTACTGTGACAGCCGCAACCTACGCAAGGTCCCCATCATTCCATCCCGCATCCATTACCTCTATCTTCAGAACAACTTCATCTCTGAGCTcccactggagtcctttaaaaatgcctcGGGTCTGAGATGGATCAACCTGGACAATAACCGAATCCGCAAGGTGGACCAGAGGGTGCTGGAGAAACTGCCCAGCCTGGTGTTCCTCTACATGGAGAAGAACCAGCTGGAAGAGGTCCCCTTGGCCCTGCCCCGGAATCTGGAGCAGCTGAGGCTGAGCCAGAACCAGATCTCCAGAATTCCAGCTGGCGTCTTCAGCAAGTTGGAGAACCTGGTGCTCTTGGATCTCCAACACAACAGGCTGAGTGATGGTGTTTTCAAGCCTGATACTTTCCAGGGCCTCAAGAACCTCATGCAGCTAAACCTGGCCCACAACATCCTGAGAAAGATGCCACCCAAGGTCCCCACTGCCCTTCACCAGCTCTACCTGGACAGCAACAAGATTGAAACCATCCCTAACGGCTACTTCAAGGGCTTCCCCAATCTTGCCTTCATCCGGCTTAACTACAACAAGCTGTCAGACAGGGGACTCCCCAAGAACTCCTTCAACATCTCCAACCTGCTGGTGCTCCACCTGTCACACAACCAGATCAGCAATGTGCCTTCCTTCAGCAACAAGCTGGAGCACCTGTACCTCAACAACAACAGCATTGAGA AAATCAACGGGACCCAGATTTGCCCCAATGACATAGTTGCCTTCCATGACTTCTCCTCCGATCTGGAGAATGTGCCACACCTGCGCTACCTGCGGCTGGACGGGAACCATCTGAAGCCACCCATCCCGCTGGACCTCATGATGTGCTTCCGCCTCCTGCAGTCTGTGATCATCTAG